The following coding sequences lie in one Spirosoma sp. KUDC1026 genomic window:
- the murI gene encoding glutamate racemase — protein sequence MHQPIGVFDSGYGGLTILREIVRKLPEYDYMYLGDNARTPYGTRSFETVYQYTLECVRHLFARGCRLVVLACNTASAKALRNIQQLDLPLMTEMGPDGPDRRVLGVIRPTTEVIGNYSQSGHVGILATRGTVTSESYVVEIEKFFPGLNVFQEACPMWVPLVENGEFASPGADYFVKQHINRLIDKSPIIDTLLLACTHYPLLIDKIRQAAPVGVTIVSQGEIIADSLTDYLQRHPILEEQCSKHGQRTFLTTDSTVDFDRQAAIFYGESIRSVQLTL from the coding sequence ATGCATCAACCCATTGGCGTATTTGACTCGGGCTACGGCGGTCTGACCATTCTGCGCGAGATTGTCCGAAAACTACCCGAATACGACTACATGTACCTGGGCGACAACGCCCGTACCCCCTATGGTACCCGCTCGTTTGAGACTGTGTATCAATACACACTCGAATGTGTGCGACATCTGTTCGCGCGGGGCTGTCGGCTGGTGGTGCTGGCCTGCAACACGGCATCGGCTAAGGCGCTGCGTAATATTCAGCAGCTCGACCTGCCCCTAATGACCGAAATGGGACCTGACGGGCCAGATCGGCGCGTCCTGGGTGTAATCCGACCCACAACGGAGGTGATTGGCAACTATTCGCAGAGCGGACACGTTGGTATATTAGCGACCCGCGGTACCGTTACGTCGGAATCGTATGTCGTAGAAATCGAGAAATTCTTTCCAGGACTGAACGTATTTCAGGAAGCCTGCCCCATGTGGGTGCCGCTGGTTGAGAACGGCGAGTTTGCCAGTCCGGGTGCTGATTACTTCGTGAAGCAACATATCAATCGGCTGATCGATAAGTCACCAATCATTGATACGCTGTTGCTGGCCTGCACGCATTACCCATTGCTGATTGACAAGATCAGACAGGCTGCTCCGGTAGGAGTGACGATCGTTAGTCAGGGCGAGATCATAGCGGATAGTCTGACGGATTATCTGCAACGGCACCCGATCCTGGAGGAACAATGCAGTAAACATGGCCAGCGGACGTTCCTGACGACCGATTCAACCGTCGATTTTGACCGCCAGGCGGCCATCTTTTACGGGGAGTCCATTCGCTCGGTGCAACTGACGCTCTAG
- a CDS encoding DinB family protein — protein sequence MKNSLSRRQFMNSSLTAATGLAVSGILPAPALATGFPPENNLLVVGPVEGYSPMIGTLVSMLRYNRETIINTIKNLTVAQLDFLFDGHANTIGALVMHLGATDKFYQINTFEGRQEMNAAEKKEWGAAMELNEAGRKEIKGHDAQYYIDKITAVREETLAKLKTKDDAWLLALDPVWSKQQPVNTYWKWFHVCEHESNHRGQITWLKSRLPGAKPAKD from the coding sequence ATGAAAAATTCCCTCTCCCGGCGTCAATTCATGAACAGCAGTTTGACAGCTGCCACTGGCCTGGCCGTATCAGGTATTCTGCCCGCTCCTGCTCTGGCAACCGGCTTCCCTCCCGAAAACAACCTACTCGTCGTTGGTCCGGTAGAAGGCTATTCGCCTATGATTGGTACGCTGGTTTCGATGCTGCGCTATAATCGTGAGACAATCATCAATACTATCAAGAATCTGACCGTTGCCCAGCTCGATTTTCTGTTCGACGGGCACGCCAATACCATTGGCGCGCTGGTGATGCACCTCGGCGCGACAGATAAGTTCTACCAGATCAATACGTTCGAAGGTCGGCAGGAGATGAACGCGGCCGAAAAGAAGGAATGGGGCGCAGCCATGGAACTGAATGAGGCCGGCCGCAAAGAAATCAAAGGGCACGACGCTCAATATTACATCGACAAGATCACGGCCGTTCGGGAAGAGACCCTGGCCAAACTCAAAACCAAAGACGATGCCTGGCTGCTGGCCCTTGACCCAGTCTGGTCGAAACAACAACCGGTTAATACATACTGGAAGTGGTTTCACGTCTGCGAACACGAATCGAACCACCGGGGCCAGATCACCTGGCTCAAAAGCCGCCTGCCGGGGGCTAAGCCGGCGAAGGACTGA